The following coding sequences are from one Bacteroidales bacterium window:
- a CDS encoding DNA adenine methylase produces MKTPITYYGGKQTLVKYLLELIPQHKIYCEPFFGGGALFFAKQPSEIEVINDINGEVINFFRVAKTKFSELENEIKATLHSRELFKKARVIYENPDLFSDVKRAWAFWTLTNQGFAGMITSWGFGNCDNSKEKSLSHKRESFTKIYSDRLKMVQIECNDALKVIQRCDGRDTFFYLDPPYFNADMGHYKGYTKDDYKNLLALISKLKGKFLLSSYPSEILKSYIRRYKWHVQKISKSVAVTKHTDKVKTELMITNYNVKNINAFKPAIDVDIKKLALNLKKLNFKK; encoded by the coding sequence ATGAAAACACCAATCACATATTACGGAGGCAAACAAACGCTTGTTAAATATTTGCTCGAACTTATTCCTCAGCATAAGATTTACTGCGAGCCATTCTTTGGCGGTGGTGCTTTATTCTTTGCAAAGCAACCTTCCGAAATCGAAGTCATCAATGATATTAACGGAGAGGTTATTAATTTCTTTCGTGTTGCTAAAACGAAATTCAGTGAACTTGAAAACGAAATCAAAGCTACACTGCACTCTCGTGAGTTGTTCAAGAAAGCCCGTGTTATTTATGAAAATCCCGATTTGTTTTCCGATGTGAAACGAGCATGGGCTTTCTGGACTCTCACAAATCAGGGATTTGCAGGAATGATTACTTCATGGGGATTTGGAAATTGTGATAATTCAAAGGAAAAATCTCTGTCTCATAAAAGAGAAAGTTTTACTAAAATTTATTCCGACAGGTTAAAGATGGTGCAGATTGAATGTAATGATGCATTGAAAGTTATTCAGCGCTGTGATGGCAGGGATACATTTTTTTATCTCGACCCTCCCTATTTTAATGCTGACATGGGGCATTACAAGGGTTATACAAAAGATGATTATAAAAACCTTCTTGCTCTGATTTCAAAACTCAAAGGAAAATTTTTACTGAGCAGTTATCCTTCCGAAATTCTGAAATCATATATACGCAGGTATAAATGGCATGTTCAGAAAATCAGCAAATCGGTCGCTGTTACAAAACATACGGACAAAGTAAAAACTGAACTCATGATTACCAATTACAATGTTAAAAACATAAATGCTTTCAAACCTGCTATTGATGTAGATATTAAAAAACTTGCTTTGAATCTGAAGAAACTGAATTTTAAAAAATGA
- a CDS encoding ParB/RepB/Spo0J family partition protein — protein sequence MKTQAKKTETNPKQMDFQKETYLMVPPSTIIVDEKKNPRLEYGEIEELMLSIVENGIRNPLKGYEKDGKIILKDGFRRMRAIKLALVKGKKIERIPLILEKQPLNEEERTLEFMIYNDGKPLTMLEQSEVIRRLINFGWKVTDIVKKTGKARGYIENLILLNRTTMKVHHHVKEGKISANAVVQIMQAVKGDAEKAAREVENAITKAKESGKEKATPKHVGTKQVRSQSFGKFYKWAEEIADTIAGKKEAIKQREEVLTNLLVYFENGKKPIKVAEDYFIEKKKA from the coding sequence ATGAAAACACAAGCAAAAAAAACCGAAACAAATCCAAAACAAATGGATTTCCAAAAGGAAACCTATTTGATGGTGCCACCATCAACAATAATAGTTGATGAAAAGAAAAACCCCCGACTCGAATACGGAGAGATAGAAGAATTAATGCTTTCCATAGTAGAGAACGGAATCCGTAACCCGCTTAAAGGTTATGAGAAAGATGGAAAAATAATATTGAAAGACGGATTTCGCAGAATGCGGGCAATAAAGCTCGCTTTAGTAAAAGGCAAAAAAATTGAAAGGATACCGCTTATACTCGAAAAGCAACCACTGAATGAAGAAGAACGAACATTGGAATTCATGATTTACAACGATGGTAAACCACTAACAATGCTTGAGCAATCGGAAGTAATAAGGCGACTAATAAACTTCGGATGGAAAGTAACCGACATCGTAAAGAAAACTGGAAAAGCAAGGGGCTACATTGAGAACCTAATTCTTCTGAACCGAACAACAATGAAAGTACACCACCACGTAAAAGAAGGAAAAATAAGTGCAAACGCAGTGGTACAAATAATGCAGGCAGTAAAAGGCGATGCGGAAAAAGCAGCAAGGGAAGTAGAAAATGCAATAACCAAAGCGAAAGAATCGGGCAAAGAAAAAGCCACACCAAAACACGTAGGAACAAAACAGGTAAGAAGCCAGTCCTTCGGAAAGTTCTATAAATGGGCAGAAGAAATCGCCGACACAATCGCAGGAAAGAAAGAAGCAATAAAACAAAGAGAAGAAGTGCTTACAAATCTGCTAGTTTACTTTGAAAACGGAAAGAAGCCAATCAAAGTTGCAGAAGATTATTTTATTGAAAAGAAAAAAGCATAA
- a CDS encoding site-specific DNA-methyltransferase, which translates to MKNILPYINKVICGDVITILKSFPDDSIDCVITSPPYWQLRDYGWKGQWGLEKTYKEYLSHLFLFMDEVSRILKPSGTVWINLGDTYFGSGNGSGNSVSKPSLNNRKGTAKDFIPLIANNNKENKLFKKSLSLVPHRFAVGCAERGWIIRNDIIWAKPNALPESVTDRFSKKYEHFFFLVKNTNYYFNLDAVRDEYKDSSFARVKYNMQSYGGNRSHNKIHEKESAVKKIKLNPLGKNPGDVTDFWSISNKQNRDEHFATYNSELITKPILAGCPVGGIVLDPFCGTGTTCVRAIELGRNFIGIDGKKDYCRIAEKNIYDALKTSKTDVASLVKKLRQLNFSKNK; encoded by the coding sequence TTGAAAAACATTCTTCCATATATAAACAAGGTAATCTGCGGTGATGTTATCACAATTTTAAAATCATTTCCGGATGATTCAATTGATTGCGTTATAACATCACCTCCATACTGGCAGTTGCGTGATTATGGCTGGAAAGGACAATGGGGATTAGAGAAAACTTATAAGGAATATCTCTCGCATTTGTTTTTGTTTATGGATGAAGTTTCCCGCATTTTAAAGCCATCGGGAACTGTATGGATTAATCTCGGTGATACTTATTTCGGCAGTGGCAACGGAAGCGGAAATTCTGTTTCAAAGCCATCTTTAAATAACAGAAAAGGTACTGCTAAAGATTTTATTCCGCTTATTGCTAATAACAATAAAGAAAATAAGCTCTTCAAAAAATCATTGTCGTTGGTTCCTCACAGATTTGCTGTTGGCTGTGCTGAACGTGGCTGGATTATACGCAATGATATTATATGGGCGAAACCAAATGCTTTGCCCGAAAGTGTTACAGACAGGTTTTCCAAAAAGTATGAGCATTTTTTCTTCCTTGTTAAAAACACAAATTATTATTTCAATCTTGATGCTGTGCGTGATGAGTATAAAGACAGTTCTTTCGCTCGTGTGAAATACAATATGCAATCTTATGGCGGTAACAGAAGCCATAATAAAATTCACGAAAAGGAATCTGCTGTTAAAAAAATAAAATTAAATCCTCTTGGAAAAAATCCGGGTGATGTAACTGATTTCTGGAGCATCTCAAACAAACAAAACAGGGATGAGCATTTTGCAACTTACAATTCCGAACTGATTACAAAACCAATTCTTGCAGGTTGTCCGGTTGGCGGTATTGTTTTAGATCCTTTTTGTGGCACAGGAACAACCTGTGTTCGTGCTATTGAACTTGGAAGAAATTTTATCGGCATTGATGGTAAAAAAGATTATTGCAGAATTGCAGAGAAAAATATTTATGATGCATTAAAAACTTCAAAAACCGATGTTGCTTCTTTGGTAAAAAAGCTCAGACAATTAAATTTTAGTAAAAACAAATGA
- a CDS encoding T9SS type A sorting domain-containing protein has protein sequence MKKLIFTLTMLLVAAGTFAQLTVSTNTPDTICIGNSAILTASVSGGTQPYYYTWSTGENFSAIAVSPSVTTTYTVTAIDKNSLTGTAQAVVAVVNQQAAIWAIGATICNGECVNVHTGGVEKYTWDTGETTTSLFVCPTVTTTYRVTGTNKYGCWGTGMSVVYVNPKPNITVAGNTICQGWCIDLLASGGSTYTWSIGAISNPINVCPTVSTTYYVTGTGIGCTNIAQAVVTVNSKPQVFANCETITQGQSATLCASGADTYTWSLYYSGYPNVGTGSCITVSPTTNTVYYVTGIDANGCTNMTTCIVTVTTGINEKNDNNIGINIFPNPANSKLTIETPQTSEESTITIYNINGEEVTKQRTANNKQQIDISNLPPGFYIIKIINEKKVCVWKFLKE, from the coding sequence ATGAAAAAGCTAATTTTTACACTAACAATGCTCTTAGTAGCAGCTGGTACTTTCGCACAACTCACTGTTAGTACTAATACCCCCGACACAATTTGTATTGGGAATTCAGCAATTTTAACAGCCAGTGTTTCCGGTGGTACGCAACCTTATTACTATACATGGAGCACAGGCGAAAATTTTTCAGCAATTGCCGTTTCTCCGAGTGTTACTACAACATATACAGTTACTGCAATTGATAAAAATTCTTTAACTGGCACGGCTCAAGCAGTTGTTGCAGTTGTTAATCAACAAGCAGCAATTTGGGCAATAGGAGCAACAATTTGTAATGGTGAATGTGTTAACGTACATACAGGAGGAGTAGAAAAATATACTTGGGATACAGGCGAAACAACAACTTCGCTATTTGTTTGTCCCACTGTAACAACAACATATCGTGTAACAGGCACAAATAAATATGGATGCTGGGGCACTGGCATGTCAGTTGTTTATGTTAATCCGAAGCCAAATATAACTGTTGCGGGAAACACAATTTGTCAGGGATGGTGTATTGATTTATTAGCAAGTGGAGGAAGTACATATACATGGAGTATAGGTGCAATTAGTAACCCTATCAATGTTTGCCCTACAGTTTCGACTACATATTATGTAACAGGAACAGGAATCGGATGCACTAATATTGCACAAGCAGTTGTAACAGTAAATTCCAAACCACAAGTATTTGCAAACTGCGAGACAATAACACAAGGGCAATCAGCAACCTTATGTGCAAGCGGAGCCGACACATATACATGGAGTTTATATTATTCGGGTTATCCTAATGTTGGAACAGGTTCTTGTATCACGGTATCACCAACAACAAACACGGTGTATTATGTAACAGGAATAGATGCGAATGGTTGCACTAATATGACTACGTGTATTGTTACCGTTACTACTGGTATAAATGAAAAAAATGATAATAATATAGGAATAAATATTTTTCCTAATCCTGCAAATAGTAAGTTGACAATCGAAACCCCGCAAACATCAGAAGAAAGCACAATTACAATTTATAACATAAACGGCGAAGAAGTAACAAAACAGCGAACAGCAAATAATAAACAGCAAATAGATATAAGCAATCTTCCACCCGGATTTTATATTATAAAAATTATAAACGAGAAAAAGGTTTGTGTGTGGAAGTTTTTGAAAGAATGA
- a CDS encoding gliding motility-associated C-terminal domain-containing protein, whose protein sequence is MKKIILLILLIIFTALLKAQDQLYNLINNYSFEDSIKCPYAQGQVEFAKHWIAPVTISSPAEYYNGNCSGGLGGAFSTPNAICGYQIPKTGKAYIGFHGVAHAKSKTNIDKDAREYIETQFIDLLKINNNYYINFYISLADKSGYAISSMGAHISDTLIHKNSDYKYFPLPTQIQNIKGKIIADTINWTKISGIYKAQGGEQYITIGNFNTDSLSDTLCINPSAWLFESAYYYLDDVSVYDITAEAGRDTAVCGMLKDSVQLGSHGLSFCKYQWSPIVGLGNPNIATPKAMPSVNTTYTLTVSFADTVFTGAAIDTIYTSVTTDTVVIKVDSWQLAVSSSKNNICTGESVVLTASGGVLYTWNGGQSAENITVSPTANTTYTVTGTNTDGCSNTTEVVINVNQPPNINGNGNLSICKGQSTALSADGCNSYIWSNGINNSSIIVTPTNSTTYFVTGSDNNGCTAMDSVIVNVINLQSPVINLGKDTAICIGDEVTIQLPINDYTYIWQDSSKLNYYTVRDTGLYIVRATNICGSFTDSIHFREDNCYCNVDVPSAFSPNGDRENDILYLRGKCVENINFYVYNRWGQKVFESHDLSQGWDGTFNGKKMDMAVFVYYLSAETSSGEKRIIKKQGTISLIR, encoded by the coding sequence ATGAAAAAAATAATATTATTAATATTGCTAATTATTTTTACGGCTTTATTAAAAGCACAAGACCAGCTATATAATCTCATTAATAATTATAGTTTTGAAGATTCTATAAAATGTCCTTATGCACAAGGACAAGTAGAATTTGCTAAACATTGGATTGCACCTGTAACAATTTCATCTCCTGCAGAATATTATAATGGGAATTGTTCTGGTGGATTGGGGGGGGCTTTCAGTACCCCCAATGCAATATGCGGCTACCAAATACCAAAAACAGGAAAAGCTTATATTGGATTTCATGGTGTTGCTCATGCAAAATCAAAAACAAATATAGATAAAGATGCAAGAGAATATATAGAAACACAATTTATAGATTTGCTAAAAATAAATAACAACTATTACATTAACTTCTATATAAGTTTAGCAGATAAGTCAGGTTATGCAATAAGTTCAATGGGTGCACATATTTCGGATACATTAATACATAAAAATTCAGATTATAAGTATTTCCCTTTACCCACCCAAATACAAAACATAAAAGGGAAAATAATAGCCGACACAATAAATTGGACAAAAATAAGTGGAATATATAAGGCACAAGGTGGAGAGCAATATATAACAATAGGTAATTTTAATACAGATAGTTTGTCTGATACGTTATGTATAAACCCAAGTGCATGGCTTTTTGAATCTGCTTATTATTATTTGGATGATGTATCGGTATATGATATAACCGCAGAAGCAGGGCGGGATACGGCAGTATGCGGAATGTTAAAAGACAGTGTTCAGCTTGGTTCTCATGGTTTGAGTTTTTGTAAATACCAGTGGTCTCCGATAGTGGGGCTTGGCAATCCGAATATAGCAACCCCAAAGGCAATGCCAAGTGTAAATACAACTTATACGCTTACAGTTTCGTTTGCAGATACTGTTTTTACAGGCGCGGCAATAGATACAATATATACAAGCGTTACAACGGATACGGTGGTGATAAAAGTTGACAGTTGGCAGTTAGCAGTGAGCAGTAGTAAAAATAATATATGTACTGGTGAAAGTGTAGTGCTTACGGCAAGTGGAGGGGTTTTATATACGTGGAACGGCGGTCAGAGTGCGGAAAATATAACAGTGTCGCCAACAGCAAACACAACATATACAGTAACGGGAACAAATACAGATGGCTGCTCAAATACAACAGAAGTAGTTATAAATGTTAATCAACCCCCCAATATCAATGGTAACGGTAATTTAAGTATATGTAAAGGACAATCTACTGCGTTATCAGCAGATGGATGCAATTCATATATTTGGAGCAACGGAATTAACAATAGTTCAATTATTGTAACTCCAACTAATAGTACAACATATTTTGTTACAGGAAGTGATAATAATGGATGTACAGCAATGGATTCTGTTATTGTAAATGTCATAAATTTACAAAGCCCTGTAATTAACTTAGGAAAAGATACTGCAATTTGTATCGGAGATGAAGTTACAATTCAATTGCCGATTAATGATTACACATATATTTGGCAGGATAGCTCGAAATTAAATTATTATACAGTCAGAGATACGGGGTTGTATATTGTAAGAGCAACCAATATTTGCGGCTCGTTTACAGATTCCATTCATTTCAGAGAAGATAATTGTTATTGCAATGTTGATGTTCCTTCTGCATTTTCTCCTAATGGTGATAGAGAAAATGACATACTTTATCTTCGTGGTAAATGCGTAGAAAATATTAATTTTTATGTTTATAACCGCTGGGGACAAAAGGTTTTTGAATCGCATGACTTGTCTCAGGGATGGGATGGTACTTTCAATGGTAAAAAAATGGATATGGCTGTATTTGTATATTATTTAAGTGCAGAAACTTCTTCAGGTGAAAAAAGGATAATTAAAAAACAAGGAACAATTTCATTAATAAGATAG
- a CDS encoding PorP/SprF family type IX secretion system membrane protein produces the protein MIECLKKIFYLLLTSSCFLFGFNCYSQDIHFSQYFSSPLFLNPALTGQFNGNFRFACNYKSQWVAVANNSFKTFANSIDASIYKDKLFMGLSFFNDKAGDSKMGLTEVNLSIATRVPLNKNNSLTAAIQNGGAQRSIDFSNLTWDNQYDGNTFNKSLPSGEKHNISNFNYFDLSAGLCLISKINDNVNFNSGIAGFHLNNPKQCFIYSDNKLHSKLTIHSYMEFKQKKSNTTLIPSIIILKQGTAYETDLGFMIKYKLGMDSKYTGVNVSSNLTLGGFYRINDAAILYARLIYKNNYSIGLSYDINVSPLNTVSNAKGGGEISIIYIFEKKNNSVKTISCL, from the coding sequence ATGATTGAATGTTTAAAAAAAATATTTTATTTGTTATTAACAAGTAGTTGCTTTTTATTTGGGTTTAATTGTTATTCTCAGGATATTCATTTCTCGCAGTATTTTTCTTCTCCGCTTTTTTTAAACCCTGCTTTAACAGGGCAATTCAATGGTAATTTTCGTTTTGCATGCAATTATAAAAGCCAATGGGTTGCTGTAGCCAACAACTCTTTTAAAACATTTGCAAATTCAATTGATGCTTCTATATATAAAGATAAACTTTTTATGGGGTTGTCTTTTTTTAATGATAAAGCAGGAGATTCTAAAATGGGTTTAACAGAAGTTAATTTGTCTATTGCAACACGGGTGCCATTAAATAAGAATAATTCTTTAACAGCCGCAATACAAAACGGTGGAGCACAAAGAAGTATTGATTTCAGCAATTTAACTTGGGATAATCAATATGATGGAAATACTTTTAATAAATCCTTACCATCGGGTGAAAAACATAATATCTCTAATTTCAATTATTTTGATTTGTCAGCAGGATTGTGTTTGATTTCTAAAATAAACGACAATGTTAATTTTAATTCAGGGATAGCCGGATTTCATTTAAACAATCCGAAACAATGTTTTATTTATAGTGATAACAAATTACATTCAAAATTAACTATTCATAGCTACATGGAATTTAAACAAAAAAAATCAAATACTACATTAATTCCTTCAATTATTATTCTTAAACAAGGAACTGCTTACGAAACAGATTTAGGGTTTATGATAAAATATAAATTAGGAATGGACTCAAAATATACCGGAGTTAATGTGTCATCAAATCTTACGCTTGGCGGATTCTACAGGATAAATGATGCAGCAATTCTGTACGCACGCCTAATATATAAGAACAATTATTCGATAGGATTAAGTTATGATATAAATGTATCTCCGCTCAATACTGTGAGCAATGCCAAAGGAGGAGGTGAAATTAGTATAATATACATTTTTGAAAAGAAAAATAATTCTGTTAAAACAATATCCTGTTTGTAA
- a CDS encoding peptidoglycan-binding domain-containing protein, with translation METNKRKKLILIGLGTAAAGVATFFGWNYVKKFFKPKNEIPDFNNNEKDILPSSNSIISPKKNIVIPSNKNSRNDDFPLKKGSKGAKVKTLQEYLISKYGKTILPKYGADGDFGDETVSALKKSGIPEVIDESTYNVLVSGNAIEPKTLAQTLYNAAVSKNINLVLQSLKSMKTTKDYSAVSETFKEYRFGMVRKTLVNGMLDSFTSESDKQKIRLEFSRMGLKYDGSKWSLSGIPGRTLITICPARIWKSAKESMKVSENTVLGIELGQKGEYSAFENNGQSFIVKSNSVNYL, from the coding sequence ATGGAAACAAATAAAAGAAAAAAACTTATTTTAATTGGTCTCGGCACTGCTGCTGCCGGTGTCGCTACATTCTTCGGATGGAACTATGTTAAGAAATTTTTTAAGCCGAAAAATGAAATACCGGATTTCAATAACAATGAAAAAGATATTTTGCCTTCTTCCAATAGCATAATATCTCCGAAAAAAAATATTGTTATTCCTTCAAATAAAAACAGTCGCAATGATGACTTCCCACTAAAAAAAGGAAGCAAGGGAGCAAAAGTTAAAACACTACAAGAATATTTAATTTCTAAATACGGAAAAACTATTCTTCCGAAATACGGTGCCGATGGCGACTTCGGTGATGAGACAGTTTCTGCTCTTAAAAAAAGCGGTATTCCTGAAGTGATTGATGAGAGCACTTATAATGTTTTAGTGAGCGGAAATGCCATTGAGCCGAAGACATTAGCACAAACGCTTTATAATGCTGCTGTGAGCAAGAATATAAATCTTGTGTTGCAGTCATTAAAAAGCATGAAAACAACAAAAGATTATTCGGCAGTTAGCGAAACTTTTAAGGAATATCGCTTTGGCATGGTAAGGAAAACTCTCGTCAATGGAATGCTTGACAGTTTCACTTCTGAAAGTGATAAGCAAAAAATACGATTGGAATTTTCACGAATGGGATTAAAATATGATGGCAGCAAATGGTCGCTGTCAGGAATTCCGGGCAGGACTTTAATTACAATCTGCCCTGCAAGAATATGGAAAAGTGCTAAAGAGAGCATGAAGGTTTCTGAAAATACTGTTTTGGGAATTGAATTAGGACAGAAAGGAGAATATTCTGCATTTGAAAATAACGGACAATCATTTATTGTTAAATCTAATTCTGTAAATTATTTATGA
- a CDS encoding N-acetylmuramoyl-L-alanine amidase encodes MRTIKNIVVHCTATPTDATVTAICRYWREQLGWKNPGYHYIILRDGSIDQLLDEELIANGVAGHNADSIHVAYIGGIDKDGKPIDNRSDMQRHTLFDILVWLCEKHQSAHIVGHRDFPGVSKACPCFDVREWLRYYVPPVIENINKIEDEDEPELSPAA; translated from the coding sequence ATGAGAACAATTAAAAACATTGTGGTGCATTGCACAGCAACGCCTACAGACGCAACAGTAACCGCAATCTGCCGTTACTGGAGAGAGCAACTCGGATGGAAAAATCCCGGTTACCATTACATAATACTTCGTGACGGAAGCATAGACCAGCTTCTTGATGAAGAACTCATCGCCAATGGCGTTGCAGGACATAATGCCGACAGCATTCATGTTGCTTATATCGGAGGCATTGATAAAGATGGAAAACCTATTGACAACCGCAGTGATATGCAAAGGCACACATTATTCGACATATTGGTTTGGCTTTGTGAAAAACATCAATCAGCTCATATTGTCGGTCATCGTGATTTTCCGGGTGTCAGCAAAGCATGTCCCTGCTTCGATGTGAGGGAGTGGCTGAGATATTATGTGCCTCCTGTAATTGAAAACATAAATAAAATTGAAGACGAAGACGAACCTGAATTATCTCCTGCTGCGTGA